The following are encoded in a window of Poecile atricapillus isolate bPoeAtr1 chromosome 3, bPoeAtr1.hap1, whole genome shotgun sequence genomic DNA:
- the YPEL5 gene encoding protein yippee-like 5 translates to MGRIFLDHIGGTRLFSCANCDTILTNRSELISTRFTGATGRAFLFNKVVNLQYSEVQDRVMLTGRHMVRDVSCKNCNSKLGWIYEFATEDSQRYKEGRVILERALVRESEGFEEHVPSDNS, encoded by the exons atgggaagaatttttttggatCATATTGGTGGCACTCGCCTGTTCTCCTGTGCAAACTGCGACACAATCCTGACCAACCGCTCAGAGCTCATCTCCACTCGCTTTACAGGGGCAACAGGAAGGGCCTTTCTTTTTAACAAG GTGGTAAATCTGCAGTACAGTGAAGTTCAGGACCGGGTCATGCTCACTGGCCGCCACATGGTCCGGGATGTGAGCTGCAAGAACTGCAACAGCAAACTGGGCTGGATCTATGAGTTTGCCACTGAAGACAGCCAGCGCTACAAGGAAGGCCGCGTTATCCTGGAAAGAGCCTTGGTCCGGGAGAGCGAAGGCTTCGAGGAGCATGTTCCATCCGACAATTCCTGA